Proteins from one Rosa chinensis cultivar Old Blush chromosome 7, RchiOBHm-V2, whole genome shotgun sequence genomic window:
- the LOC112176313 gene encoding ubiquitin carboxyl-terminal hydrolase 16, producing MHVSVDLGFRSLVVVACILLPVIGFFVARHKWRVAAARSQEIKRLLVLASQEAARAEFEVTTGYDVVFAPEKRDSYCAVCYCPTTTRCARCKAVRYCSGKCQIVHWRQGHRYNCQPARIVDTNVDGENDEGLKVTKKNLETNADKFEASQSTEKFSEEPAVPNPGCPPEVQCVKDDDSEDEYLADRKDTNSPSGSSATSFSGFSTSTNSSGSSDDVSVSESVSSFEPDRADAHQSANDTLDMLQTSFNLEQIDQSRPLSPKFASLVDSVDGFAKPSKSNQVKPSCNNGETEQISNTSSGVNHNGTREGPATESCTASSDFWGRALDSFESESDDHVSGSCVASKSKIAPSGSSLHISFDSSTALPQHTVDSESSGSILDDALPDSSGPNKSVFGAELLVKTSGDVSKVRNSPSLNFDGLNNDDGGPSSDSHAFNFRETKSMPFSSSYDHKSLSSKRVSSTDALHSSRVVPTSSERLNHNVNNCSRTLKSREADCQSSTVSDACLASGGRGSSVPSVKSGNGHSVEASDTGSSQVTKSSNDKTGSKTSVFKVFDQFRGPKISKHYPLGVGSEIAGKHAEKELFPYEVFVKLYNWNKVELQPSGLINCGNSCYANAVLQCLAFTPPLTAYLLQGLHSKFCANKEWCFMCEFECLILKAKEGKSPLSPSGILSQLRNIGSQLGNGREEDAHEFLRYAIDTMQSVCLMEAGVNASRSLKEETTLIGLTFGGYLRSKIKCTRCQGKSERQERMMDLTVEIEGDIGTLEEALRQFTGTEVLDGENKYQCGRCKSYEKAKKKLTILEAPNVLTIALKRFQSGKFGKINKPVRFPEILDLAPYMSGTSDKLPIYKLYGVVVHLDVMNAAFSGHYVCYVKNLQNKWFKIDDSTVTAVELENVLAKGAYMLLYSRCSARAPRLIRNRIISSDPKHRAFPAWISGKSTNLKSKSFSTHPSGAQFPTSNPPENSTSYPPLQRISEEDSSSDNSSLISSRSDGGSSSTDSTRYSTSTDDFSDYLFGDSGRGWSSPWGNFSDSDTSSSSSSSPLSSKHSPLSDSNRYASSSSETTGLWDGRPIGDSRGFADSDGKVSGPILNSDITKQCRKVASSSSSSSSRYRETDSERLGLDSLSNVKFRKSNEQQAFDYHS from the exons ATGCATGTATCGGTGGATCTAGGGTTTCGGAGCCTGGTAGTGGTGGCCTGCATCCTGCTGCCGGTGATCGGATTCTTCGTCGCTCGCCACAAATGGCGCGTCGCCGCGGCCAGAAGTCAGGAGATCAAGAGGCTGTTGGTGTTGGCATCACAGGAAGCTGCTAGAGCCGAGTTTGAGGTCACTACTGGTTACGACGTCGTTTTTGCTCCTGAGAAGAGGGATTCATATTGCGCCGTCTGCTACTGCCCCACCACCACCCGCTGTGCCCGCTGCAAGGCCGTCCGGTACTG TTCTGGGAAATGTCAAATTGTTCACTGGCGACAAGGTCACAGGTATAATTGCCAGCCTGCACGCATAGTTGATACAAATGTTGATGGGGAAAATGATGAAGGCCTGAAGGTGACCAAGAAAAATCTTGAAACTAATGCTGACAAGTTTGAAGCTAGCCAGTCAACTGAAAAATTCTCCGAGGAACCTGCAGTTCCTAATCCTGGTTGCCCTCCCGAGGTTCAGTGTGTAAAGGATGATGATAGTGAAGATGAATATCTTGCCGATAGAAAAGATACAAATTCTCCTTCTGGATCATCAGCTACCTCTTTTTCTGGATTTTCCACTTCTACAAACAGTAGTGGATCTTCAGACGATGTTTCTGTCAGTGAAAGTGTTAGTTCATTTGAACCTGACAGAGCAGATGCACACCAATCTGCTAATGATACCCTTGACATGCTGCAGACTTCCTTTAATCTGGAGCAAATCGATCAATCTAGGCCATTATCCCCAAAGTTTGCTAGCTTGGTTGATTCTGTTGATGGATTTGCAAAACCAAGTAAGTCAAATCAGGTTAAACCTAGTTGCAATAATGGGGAGACTGAGCAGATATCAAACACTTCTTCAGGTGTGAACCATAATGGCACGAGGGAGGGTCCAGCTACCGAGTCTTGTACAGCATCTTCTGATTTCTGGGGAAGAGCTCTCGATTCTTTTGAGTCTGAGAGTGATGATCATGTGTCCGGTTCCTGTGTAGCTAGTAAAAGCAAGATTGCTCCTTCTGGATCCTCCTTACACATTTCATTTGATTCATCCACTGCTCTGCCCCAGCATACAGTAGACTCTGAGTCAAGTGGCAGTATATTGGATGATGCTCTTCCAGATTCTTCAGGGCCCAATAAGTCTGTATTTGGGGCTGAGTTATTGGTGAAGACTAGTGGAGATGTTTCAAAGGTCAGGAACTCCCCATCCCTGAACTTTGATGGGTTGAATAATGATGATGGTGGACCTAGCAGTGATTCACATGCCTTCAACTTCAGAGAAACTAAATCCATGCCATTCTCCTCTTCTTATGATCATAAATCTCTTAGCAGTAAAAGAGTTTCAAGTACAGATGCTTTGCATTCTAGTAGAGTGGTGCCTACAAGTTCAGAAAGGTTGAATCATAATGTTAATAACTGCAGTAGAACTTTGAAGTCTAGAGAAGCTGATTGTCAGTCATCCACTGTTTCTGATGCTTGTCTTGCATCTGGTGGTAGAGGCTCCTCAGTACCAAGTGTAAAATCTGGAAATGGTCATTCTGTTGAGGCTAGTGATACTGGTTCATCTCAGGTTACAAAATCTTCAAATGATAAGACTGGCTCGAAGACCTCTGTATTTAAAGTTTTCGATCAGTTTAGAGGACCTAAAATTTCAAAGCACTATCCTTTGGGAGTTGGGAGTGAAATTGCAGGAAAACATGCTGAGAAG GAGCTCTTTCCGTATGAAGTATTTGTCAAGCTTTACAATTGGAACAAGGTGGAATTGCAACCTTCTGGCCTTATAAATTGTGGTAACAG CTGCTATGCCAATGCAGTCCTCCAATGCTTGGCATTTACTCCCCCTCTGACTGCTTATTTGCTTCAGGGACTCCATTCTAAATTTT GTGCAAACAAGGAATGGTGTTTCATGTGTGAGTTTGAATGTTTAATTTTGAAGGCAAAGGAAGGGAAGTCTCCACTGTCTCCTAGTGGAATACTTTCCCAGTTAAGAAATATCGGAAGTCAACTTGGTAATGGGAGAGAAGAAGATGCTCATGAATTTCTAAG ATATGCTATTGACACAATGCAATCCGTTTGCCTTATGGAGGCTGGGGTTAATGCTTCGCGGTCTTTGAAAGAGGAAACAACTTTAATAGGCCTTACCTTTGGAGGCTACCTTCGATCGAAG ATAAAATGCACAAGGTGCCAAGGCAAGTCTGAGCGGCAAGAAAGAATGATGGATCTTACTGTTGAAATCGAGGGCGACATAGGAACCCTGGAAGAGGCTCTTCGGCAATTTACTGGCACTGAGGTCTTGGATGGTGAAAATAAATACCAATGTGGCAG ATGCAAATCTTATGAGAAGGCCAAAAAGAAGTTGACAATACTGGAAGCTCCCAATGTCCTTACTATTGCATTGAAGCGATTTCAG TCAGGGAAATTTGGGAAGATCAATAAGCCTGTACGGTTTCCTGAAATTCTGGACTTGGCACCTTACATGAGTGGTACAAGTGATAAATTACCCATATACAAGCTTTATGGGGTGGTTGTTCACTTGGATGTCATGAATGCCGCATTTTCTGGTCATTATGTGTGCTATGTTAAGAACTTGCAGAACAAGTGGTTCAAGATTGATGATAGCACG GTAACTGCTGTGGAACTTGAAAATGTCTTGGCAAAAGGGGCGTACATGCTTCTTTATTCAAG GTGTTCGGCAAGAGCCCCAAGATTAATAAGGAACAGAATAATATCTTCTGATCCCAAACATAGAGCCTTTCCTGCATGGATCAGTGGAAAGAGTaccaatttgaaatcaaaatccTTTTCCACACATCCAAGTGGTGCTCAATTCCCAACTTCTAATCCTCCAGAGAATTCCACCAGTTATCCACCATTGCAAAGGATTTCAGAAGAGGACTCATCAAGTGACAATTCTTCCCTTATCAGCAGCCGCTCTGATGGAGGTTCTTCTAGTACTGATAGCACTAGGTATTCTACCAGCACCGATGACTTCTCCGATTATTTATTCGGTGATTCAGGACGTGGGTGGAGTAGCCCTTGGGGAAATTTTTCGGATTCTGACACTTCTtcctcatcctcttcctcaccctTGAGTTCGAAGCACTCGCCGCTCTCTGATTCAAACCGGTACGCATCAAGTTCCAGCGAAACCACAGGTCTTTGGGATGGTCGACCTATTGGGGATAGCCGTGGGTTCGCAGATTCAGATGGCAAAGTGAGTGGTCCTATTTTGAATTCTGACATCACTAAACAGTGTAGAAAGGTAGCCAGTAGTAGTAGTAGCAGCAGCAGTAGATATAGGGAAACCGACTCTGAGAGATTAGGACTTGATTCTTTAAGCAATgtaaaatttagaaaatcaaATGAACAGCAGGCTTTTGATTATCACAGTTAA